The Chloroflexus aggregans DSM 9485 genome segment TTTGGTTGCCCGAACCGATCCCCGGCGTCGGTAAGATCGGTACGCCGGTGCTGTTTGATGTAGGGGTGTATCTGACGGTGATTGGAGTAACGACAAAGATCGCTTTATTGCTGGTCGAAGAGCCTACCCTCTTCCCCTTACCGGCAATGAAATCGGTGCCCGTTGAAGCAGAGGGCGAGGAGGTTGCATGATCATCCTGTTGGCGATTGCAATCGGTTCGCTATTCGGTGGTGCTACCTACTTGATGCTGCGGCGCTCTGTGGTCAAGCTGATTTTGGGGCTGGTCATGTTGAGTCATGGCGTCAACTTGCTCATCTTTACCATGGGCGATGGGGTGCGCCGTGGTGCGCCGCCACTGGTTGATGCTAACGGTCAACCGCCACCCGGTGTCGCCGATCCGTTGGTGCAGGCGCTGATCTTAACCGCGATTGTGATCAGTTTTGGGTTTACCGCCTTTGTGTTAGCACTGGCCTATCGCTCGAATCAGGCGGTTGGCAGCGACGATCTTGATGATCTTTCGACAACTGACCGGTTGTAATAGAGAACTTTTTAGTAGAGGCTCAAAACGGCGTTTCAGGTTTCTTGATGATCTTTCGACAACCGACCGGTTGTATTGGACGAATAGTTGATCCTTAGCACGAAGTATAGACAGTGGCAGGAATAGCACCATGGTTTTTCATCTCTTCGTGCCAATTGTTTCACCCCTGATCGGTGCAGCACTGGCCGTCTTGTTTCACCACCAACGCCTCGTTGCGAGGTCTATCACCATCACCAGCATACTCATTAACCTCGGGTACGGCCTATGGCTGATGAGTGTTGTGCCGACAAGTGGGCCGTTAGTGGCGCAGGCATCGGGTTGGCTGGCGCCGTTTGGTATCTCGTTGGTCGTTGATGGCATGAGCGCGCTCATGGTGATGCTGGCAGCATTGCTCATGCTTCCTACCGTCATCTATAGCTTTTACTCGGTAGATAACGAGCGCGAACGACACTTCTATTATCCACTCTTGTTACTCTTGTTGCTCGGCGTCAGCGGTGCGTTTCTGACCGGCGATCTCTTCAACCTGTACGTTTGGTTTGAGGTATTACTGGTGGCCTCATTTGGCCTGATAACGCTCGGTGGTAGCCGTGACCAGCTCGAAGGTGGCTTGAAGTATGTGGTGCTCAATCTGTTGGGTAGTACCAGTTTTCTGTTTGGGTGTGGATTGACCTACGGATTTGCCGGGACGCTCAATATGGCGCATATTGCCGAGCGTATGGCAACGCTCGGTAATCCCGGTTTGCAGACGGTGCTGGCCGGCATCTTTCTCTTTGCCTTTGGCAGCAAAGCGGCAATTGTGCCCCTCTTCTTCTGGCTACCATCGAGTTACCATACACCACCGGTCGCGGTAACGGCAATCTTTAGTGGCTTGATGACGAAGGTGGGTGTCTATTCACTTTACCGGGTGTTTGGGTTGCTGTTCCAGAACGAATTGGCGATCTATGGGCCGTGGATTATCCTGCTGGCCGGTCTGACGATGGTGATTGGCGTGTTGGGGGCAGTGGCGCAGATGAATGTACGCCGGATTCTTAGCTTTCACATCATCAGTCAGATCGGCTATAGCGTGATGGGGTTAGGCTTGGCGAGTGCTGCCGGCCTCGCCGCCGGTCTTGTCTTTACCGCCCACGTGATGATCGTCAAGATGGCGCTGTTCTTTATCGGGGGAGCTGCCGAACAAATCAACGGGACCGGCGATCTGAAGAAGATGGGTGGTCTGGCTCGGCGCGAACCGTGGCTGGGGTTGTTCTGGTTCCTTGGCATTCTCTCGCTGGCCGGCATCCCACCTCTGAGTGGTTTTATTGGCAAACTTATTCTCTTGCAAGTAGGTGTCAGCCAGCAGGAGTATCTGATTACGGCTGTTGCCGCCGGCACGAGTATCTTGACCTTCTTCTCGATGCTCAAGATCTGGAACGAAGTCTTCTGGAAGAAGTCATACGAAGATGTTAATCGGTTACCGCGGGTGCGGTTTGGGTTGCTCGCACCGGGTGCCGCTCTCGTTATCCTGAGTGTGGCGCTTGGCTTGCTGGCAGGGCCGTTCGTTGAGTACAACACGATTGCCGGTCAACAGGCGTTTGACCGGGCAACATACATTACCGCCGTCTGTGGGGCAGATGGTTGTGAAGCGGTGTATCGGGCCGCAGTGAAGTAGAGGTCGGTATGATCGTATTGGTGCTGATACTCACCCTGACGTGGATGGCTTTGCAGAGCAGTTTTACCCTGCCCGATCTTATCGTTGGGTTCATCGTCAGCTACGGTCTGGTAACGCTTGCAAGTCGCTTCCTGAGCACGCCATTTACCAATGGTGGGTTGGGCCGCTCGCGCATCGATAATCGGAACTATGTACGGCTGACCCTAAAATGGATTGCCTTTATTGGGTTTGCCTTATGGAGTATTCTCAAGGCAAATATTGATATGGCCCGGATTGTGCTCTTTCGACGAGTAGACGATATTAAGCCGGGTATTATCGCCATTCCGCTCGATGTGAAGAGTGATGCCGGAATTACCGTGCTGGCTAACCTGATCACGCTTACACCGGGGACGGTATCGCTTGATGTGTCAACGGATCGGCGCACGATTTATATTCACTGTATTGATGTGCAAGATGCCGATGCGGTGCGGGACGATATTAAGCAGAATTTCGAGCGGCGGGTGATGGAATTGTTGCCGTAGAGGTAGCTATGTTCAATATGCTGATAGCAATATTAATGGGGATTGTCGCGATCTCGATGGTACTCTGCACCGCTCGTCTCTTGATGGGGCCGAGTATTCCCGACCGAGCAATGGCGTTCGATACCCTGATGGTACATGTTGTTGCGTTGGTTGCTCTGTATGTGGTGATAACCGATCAGTTGGCGCTCGTTGATGCAATCCTGGTCGTTGCCGTCTTGGGTTTTCTCAGTACGGTGGCGATTGCGCGCTATATTGAGGAGGGGCGCAGTTGATGGACCTCAAAGAGATTCTCACGCTGGTGCTGGCAACCATCGGTGTCGTGTTCATGTTGTTGGCGGCGATTGGCATGTTAAAGCTGCCTGACCTCTATACCCGCGTTCACGCCACGGGCAAAGCTGGTACGTTAGGTGTAACCGGTGTGTTACTCTCGGTCGCAGTCCATCACGGTAATCTGGTGACAGCAGCAAAGATGATAGCCTTAATTGCATTTTTCTTGTTGACGGCGCCGGTTGCTGCACATATGCTTGATCGGGCTGCCTATTTGACCGGAGTACGTCGCGCACCACAGACGGTGCAAGACGATTTGGCCGGCAAATACGATATGGAACAGGGTCGGTTACGCTAGGTTAGAACCGCACTGTTTACCGATTGTCTGCCGATGAACCGCGTTGGGCGGCTGCTACAATCTGCTGCAAATAGTGTTGCCAATGCTGCTGGTTAGCACGAGTCAAGCGTCGGATTGCGTCGATATCGCCGGCTTCGCCGGCTGCGACCGCGGCGGCGAGCGATTCTTGGAAGGCGCGGGCCAGATCGGCGACGGCACGGCGCAACTCGGCGTTCATGGCGCGCTGGCGCTCAAGTTGTTCGTACAGCCATTCGTTGAGTCGCAATTGTTCTTCTAACTGTTCGCGTAAGCGCTGTTCCGCCGGCGTCATAGGCTACCTCAAGAATCGGTGCGCCCAACCTGATCGCAGGTCGGGCGCAAGGTGTCTGGCGGGGAGAGTGAGATTCGAACTCACGAGGGCTTATTAGGCCCTACCCGTTTTCGAGACGGGCACGTTCAACCACTCCGTCATCTCCCCATGCCGCGTCGCTCACATATTATAGCGAGACGGGCGGATCTGTGCAAGTGGAAGCGCAGTTTGTATAATTTCTATACAATGAGCTACGTTCGTAGAAAGCTGCTGGATTGGGCACATGGCAAAACCAAAGCGCCATTGGCTAGCTGCCACTCACGATCTCCCGCTTGCTGCGGCGCTGATCTGGTATGGTTCAGTCAGTTGTGTTGTGCTGATTCTCATTGGTGCGGTATGCCTCAATAGTGTCGCGTATGTGCGCAATTTTATTGATGATACCGCCTATCATATTCCGATGGCGGTAGAAATTGCCCGCCATGCTAATCCCTACTATGTTGATGTGAAGGCCACGTTTACCTCATTTTGGTTTCCGGCTGGCGCGGAGGCGTTGGTTGGCCTGTTTGTCGCCGTTACTCGCGATATTAATAGTACCAATCTGTCAGGTGCGCTATTTTATATTTTGTTTTTGGTGGTGAGTTACCAGTTTGCCGGGATTTGGACAGCAGCTCGTCACATTCGGCTATTATCGGTTGCCCTGTGCGCGGTCATTCCGGTGCTGTTTGCGCAGACGGTGGCCTTTTATGTTGATATTCATATCAACTTTTTAGTGTATTTGAGTTTGTACTTGCTTACGCTGGGGTTGGTGCAACGGCAAGTTGATTATGCTTGGTATGGGATTGGTGCGGCAATCTTGTCGGCCAGCGTGAAATATCACGGCCTGTTCTTTGGCGCGGTGTTGATACTGGCGGCGATTGTTGTGATGGTCGCGATCCGGTCGTACAAACCCTCGGCGCGGACGTTGCTGGTTGTGGTTGGCAGCAGCTTATTCACATCGGGATGGTATCTGCGCAACCTGTGGTTGAAAGGCAATCCGCTCTATCCGTTAGCTTTGCCGCAACCGCTACCGGCGATCTTGACGAGTCTTGGTTTGCCCTACCAAGGGATACCGTTTCCCAACTTATCACCGCAGGCTGTTTGGCCTCATCCGCTTATTCCGCAATCGCCTATAGTGTACAATCTTATTCCGCACATCACGAATGATGCGTTTGGGTTAATGTTTCCGATTTCGCTGCTCGTGATGGGGATCGTGGCTTTACGTTCGCATCGAATGCCAGTGCTGCAACGCCGGGCATATTGGTTTGTGCTGGCGGTTTCGGTTGCGATCGTAGCTGTATTGCCGTTTCATCTCAGTGTGCCGCGGTATGTGCTGTTTTTGCCAGCAGTGGCGGCGTTGTGGCCGGCGATGCTGGCAGCGACGAATCCCGGCAGCTACCGGTTGTCTTTGTATAGTTATGCGGGGGTGATGGCAATCAGCATTATCTACATTGCAGCTAATATTGTTGGCGTCGGCAACTATCGAACTATTACTCAAGAAGCAATTTCTATCTTACAGGAGCAGCGTCGTTCTGATATTGTCTCGTTTGATATCTTTGAAAAGGGGAATTTGCGCATTGGCTACTTGAGCGGTCGCATGACGTTTATTGCCACGTTGTACGATCGACGTCTCACCAACCAGTTGATTCAACTGCATTATCAAGATTATTTGCTTGATCAAGGCCCCGATTTCACGAATCCGGCTGATTTTGTGGCCTATGTGCGGTCGCTTGATCTCGATTACATTGTCATCTTTGATCTAGCAGCTCCCGGTGCTGATAGTTTGCTCGAACATTTCTCTGATATAACCATTGTTGAGGATAGGTATTAAAGCGCAGTCCGTGATCGCGCAAGCAGGCTCGGATCAGGGAACGTTTCCAGCGCATTACACCCGCTTGAGTACCACCATGGTCATATCGTCGGCCTGCGGAGTATCACCGACGAAGGCGGAGACCGCTTGAAGGATGGCCTCCACAATCTCGCGTGGTGAGAGGTGACTGACGGAGCGTAGTACTGCGGACAAGCGCTCATCACCGAATAGTTCGCGCTGTGGATTCATCGCTTCGGTGATCCCATCTGTGTAGAACAGCACAACATCGCCCGGTTCGAGGATGATTTCGCCAGGTGTAAACTGCGGATCGGGAATGATGCCAAGCACAATCCCTTGTGCAGCGAGCGGTGTAACCTGCCCGGTAGCCCGTTGATAGAGTAAAGGGTAATTATGACCACCGTTGGCATATGTGAGAAGTCCGGTGCTTGGGTCAAGCAGGGCATAGAAGCAAGTAACGAACAGACCGGCGCGCGAGTCGGCGAGGATAATGCGATTAGCACGTTGGAGGACGGCAACCGGCGGTCGACCGTCGATGGCACTTGCCCGCAAGATGGTGCGTGAAAGGGCCATAAAGAGGGCTGCCGGGACGCCTTTATCGGTGACATCGGCAATAACTATCCCGAAGCGTGGATCATGGCCGGAGGCGGTGGGTGGTGTCTCGATAAAATCGTAAAAATCGCCGCCGACGCGGCGGGCGGCGCGGTAGAAGGCTTCAATGTGCCAGCCCGGTAGCAGTGGACAACAATCGGGTAAAAAACTCGCCTGTATTTCACTCGCCAAATCGAGTTCACGCTCGAGCCGTTGACGCGCAAGCTCTGCCTGATGAAGTCGTTCACGGTCGATCAATTGGGCTAATTGGCTGGCAAGTAGGCCGAGCAGCTCTGCTTCACTATCGAGAAAGGTACGGCTGGAAACAGTATTGACCATCAGCAGGCCGATCGGTGTGCCGGCAAGCTCAATCGGTACCGCAAGATGACCTTGAAAGTTTTGTCGGCGTAAGAGTGGTGGTAAGCGTTGGAGGGTTTCTGCCGGTAGTTGGCTGCTGCGTTCTGGCAAATACCACAAGTGTGGATGCTCATCATCGAGGATCATCGGCCAAGCCTGATCTGATGGTAACTCCCAGCCATGACATGCCCGTAAGATAGCGCGTCCGCCCTCTTCATCGGCCTCGATAAACGCACAGGCATCGGCGTCGAGTAAGCGAGTGCCGATGCGGAGAAGCCGCTGCAACGTCGGCTCAAGGTCGTCACTGCCGAGTAACTCTTGTGAGAGTGACAGTAAGGCGCGTCGTTCTTGTCCGCGTCGAACGCTTACTTCTGCATAGAGACGTGCTTGGGCGATAGCCGTCCCCAATATGTGACCAATAGCAGCGATCAGATGTTGATCGGCAATTGCAAGTCGCGCCCAACGACTCGTCGCGAGGTTGAGTAAACCAACTGTGCGTAGGCCATCGTGCAACTCGACCGAAACGTGGTGGGAAAGACCGCGCTTATCCCCAACGGCAATGCGTAGCCGCGAACAGTCAATGAGCGATGGCTCGCGGAGTTGGCCGGTTTGGCATGCCACCTGACACGCGCATTCACCTTGCCAGGCTAACCCGGGATAGTTGAGAGCTGGCGGGAGCCGATGGCGAGCGGCAAGGATGAACTGATCTCGCTCATCGCGGAGATAGATCCAGCCGGCCTCTAAGCCGGTTAGCTCTAGAATATGTGTAAGCGCTGCATCGAGGGCGACACGCAAAATCACGGGTTTGATTCAGTGCGTGAGTAAGTGAGCGTAGTACGGCCCATTCAGCAATACGTTGAGATGACATAAAACTAAGCTGAGCGTCAGACAAGTGAAGTGAGATGGTGTGGGTAGAGTAAAAAGACATCCAACAACGAATAAACGAAATGGATCGTTGCGCTCGTTGCTCGCTCGTGCGCGATCCACTACGTTTATTCGTTGAGATGGGCTATGAGAGCTTTTTCCGACTGATCGAAACCCCGTCACGCAACGGAATGATCACCGACTCAAGCTGTGGATGTTCCATAATTGCCCGATTGAAGCGTTGGATGCCACGCACGAGTGGCGAAACATCTTCTTCAAGCACTTGCGCGCTACACAGTACGTTATCGGCAATCAGGACACCACCCGGTTGCAAGAGAGGAACACACAACTCCAGTGCCTGGGTTGCCTGCATATCGTTGGATGAACTGCGGAGTACATCGAGGAAGATCAGGTCAAATTGTTCGTTCAGCGATGGTAACAACTCGTACCATTCACCTTGGTGAATGGTGATCAGATCGCTCATTCCCGCTGCGCTGATCACCTCGGTAGCCAACTTCACGCGCTCAGGGTTGCGTTCGATAGCCGTCATCTTGCCACCGGTTTGGCGGAGTGCCTTCATAATGTAGATTGCGGCGTATCCGGTGGTGATACCGACTTCGAGTGCATTGCGGGCATTCATCATCAGTGCTTGTAAATAGAGAAATTGCCCTTGTACCGGTCCAACGAGTGATAGACCCTGCTGTTTGGCGCGTGTTTCAAGGCTTGCCAAAACCTCGTCACGCGGTGGCATCAGATCGTGGAGATAGTCTTCGATTGCAATATTCGTGATGTCGTATCGCATCACGCCCTCCTAACCTAGATTTTTGCGGTGGTACGTGCGGCTGTCGCCCCAGTGGCGTCAGTTGCATATGCAAACAATTCAGCTCAGACTAAATTGTATCACACCCTTGGCATTATTGAAGTATGATCTGTGGCTATCTGTTCTCGGTTACGGAGCAAGTATAGAAGGCTGACCGTCTTACGGTGATGCCTATCTTGTGGTATGATCTGAGTTATCACATATGCGTAAGTTTGCAGCGGGAGGGCAGCCGTGGCCGCGATTCGTATCCTGATTGCCGAGGATAATGATCTCGTTTCGCTCACTCTTGAGGAGCAACTGAAGGGGTTGGGCTACGAGGTAGTTGGTATTGCTCGCACCGGCGCAGAGGCGGTGATGCTGGCTAGCCGCCTGAAACCTGATCTGGTGATTATGGATATTCGGATGCCGGAGATGGATGGTACCGAAGCAACCTCGCGAATCCGTGATCAGACCGGAATACCGGTTGTAATGTTGACGGCGTTTGCCGACAAGGAGACGATTCGACGTGCCGAAGCTGCCGGTGCGCTTGCCTATTTAGTGAAGCCGGTGAATGAGCAAGAGTTGCCACCGGCGATTACGATTGCTTTAGCCCGCCATCGAGAAATGCAGAGTTTGCGGAATGAGAATCTCGAGTTGCAAGAGGCACTTGAGGCACGTAAGCTGATCGAGCGGGCGAAGGGTATCCTTATGCAACGCCTGGGCCTTACCGAGCGTGACGCTTACGAGCGGCTGCGTCAGCGTGCCCGTGATAAACGTACCAAGATGAAGGATATTGCACAGGCGATTATCGAGGCGGAAGAGTTACTTGGCTCCTAACTCAAAGCTGCTGACGCAAAGGCGCAAAGATCGCAAAGGGTGTTAACGCAAAGGCGCAGAGGGCGCAAAGGCGCAAAGGATGCTGACGTACAGAACACCACCCGTCGGGGCACGGCGGTGCCGTGCCCCCACTGCTAATGCAAAGGGTGCTGACGCAAAGGACGTTAACGCAAAGGCGCAAAGCACGCAAAGGCGCAAAGGTGTTGACGCACAGAGCACCACCCGTAGGGGCACTGCGGTGCCGTGCCCCCACTGCTAATACAAAGGGTGCTAACGCAAAGGCCGTTAACGCAAAGGCGCAAAGATCGCAAAGATCGCAAAGGGTGCTGACGCAAAGGGTGCTGACGCGAAGGACGCTAACGCAAAGGCGCAGAGGGCGCAAAGGCGCAAAGGATGTTGACGTACAGGCCGCCACCCGTAGGGGCACGGCGGTGCCGTGCCCTCACTGCTAACGCAAAGGACGCGAAGGGTGTGTTTTCGTCACCAGCTTGACGAACCAACACAGCTATGGTATATTTCCCCCGTCGAAGCGGGAAGAATGAGGTAAGCAATACTATGCGTGGTTCGCGCTTTTATACCTACTTCTTCTACTTTACCGGCCCACAATTGGACTGGTCGCTTCGCATTTCCTGAAAGGCGCAAGAGAGTACAGAGCAAGCAAAAGGGGGCGCGAGGCGAAACAACCTCGCGCCTCCTCTGTTGTTGCTGAGGAGGAAGGTAATGGACGTTCGTTGCCGCGGAGTACGAGGAGCGACCACCTGTGAGGCAAACACGCGCGAGGCGATTTTGGCTGCCACGCACGAACTGCTCACGTTACTGATCGAAGCTAATGACATTAAGCCGGAAGACATTGCCAGCGCCATTTTTACCACCACTCCCGATCTCAATGCCGAGTTTCCGGCTGTGGCAGCGCGGGCGATTGGATGGGTGGATACTGCACTGCTTTGCGGTCACGAAATGGCCGTGCCGGGCAGCTTGCCACGCTGTATTCGCGTCTTGATCCACTGGAATACGACCAGGCGTGCCGATGAAATCGTCCATGTCTATATCCGCGGCGCACGTGGTCTAAGGCCTGAACGCGCCGCCTTGATGAGTGCCTTCCGTATGGTTACATCAACGTTGCCGGAGGAAGAGCAATGAGTTGTCGTCACCCAACGAACGTGACGCAACGGTGCGATCAGCCTAAGGCGATAGAATTATCCCCCCTTCAAGCAACGTGGCATACTCGCCTCATCGGGTGTGAGGCCCATTCCCCCCGTAACTGCGGGCAGATAAGTCCCGAATTGACTACCGATTCCTGTACCTATCCTACAGAGGAGGATCATTCCATGATCGTTGTCATGCAAACCAATTCGACTCAGAGCCAGATTGATGCGGTGTTGGAACGGCTGCGTGAGTATAACTTGCGCGGCCATTTAACTGTCGGTGAAGAACGCACAGTGATCGCTGTTGTTGGTGCATCGATCCCACCCACGTTACGCGAAGAGCTTGAGCATTTCGCCGGCGTGAAAGAGACGCTGCGGATTACGCAACCCTATAAGTTGGTCTCCCGCGAAGTCAAACCGACCGATACCATCGTGCAGGTCGGTGATGTGAAAGTGGGGGGTGGGCATCTGGCGATCATCGCCGGGCCGTGCTCGGTCGAGAGTGAAGAGCAAATTATGGCTACCGCGCGTGCTGTGCGCGAAGCGGGAGCGAATATGTTGCGGGGTGGCGCATTCAAACCGCGAACCTCTCCCTACAGCTTCCGTGGCTTGGGTGAGGTCGGGTTACAGTTACTGGCACAGGCACGGGGAGAGACCGGCTTGCCAATCGTTACCGAGGTTATGACCCCGGCCGATGTTGAGCTGGTCGCGCGGTACGCCGATGCATTGCAGATCGGGGCGCGCAATATGCAGAACTATCAGTTGCTAGAGGAGGTTGGGCGCAGTGGCAAGCCGGTGCTGCTGAAACGCGGATTATCGGCGACAATTGAGGAGTGGTTACTCTCGGCAGAATACATCATTGCGCAGGGGAATCCCAACATTATTTTGTGCGAACGTGGTATTCGCACGTTCGAGACGGCAACACGCAATACCCTTGATCTGAACGCCGTGGCGGTGGTCAAGAGACGCTCGCATTTACCGGTGATTGTCGATCCGAGTCATGGTACCGGCAAATGGTATTTGGTACCACCGTTGACGCTGGCAGCGATTGCAACAGGCGCTGATGGAGTGATCATCGAGGTTCATCCTGACCCCGATCGGGCTAAGTCGGACGGTGGGCAGTCGCTCAGCCCGGAAAACTTCATGAATTTGATGCCGAAACTGCGGGCGGTCGCACAGGTCGTTGGGCGACGGTAGCAAGATTCGGAATGTGGCCCAGATATTCGCATGTGAGTTTGTCGTAGTGTATTGCGCTTTAGGTGATGGTAGACAGGCAGAGCCACCCGGCGAGCGGCTCTGCCATCCATCCACTCCGCCCTGCGTCGCATTGCCCGACCTGGTACAGCGTGGTACAATTATGTAACGAGATCTACAACATCTGGCGAGATTTGAGTGAGGCAATATGGAAAAATCGACGTGGACGACGAAGGTTGGGCTTGCGCAAATGCTTAAAGGTGGCGTCATTATGGATGTGGTGACGCCTGAGCAAGCACGGATCGCTGAAGAGGCCGGTGCAGTGGCGGTGATGGCGCTTGAACGGGTACCGGCCGATATTCGCGCTCAAGGTGGTGTTGCACGGATGAGCGATCCAGAGCTGATCTTGGCGATCAAACAGGCTGTAACCATCCCGGTCATGGCAAAAGCGCGGATCGGCCACTTCGTCGAGGCACAGGTGCTAGAGGCAATCGGTGTCGACTACATCGACGAGAGTGAGGTCTTGACGCCAGCCGACGAAGAGCATCATATTAACAAGCATAAGTTCCGAGTGCCGTTCGTATGCGGCTGCCGCAATTTGGGTGAGGCCCTGCGCCGAATTGCCGAGGGTGCGGCGATGCTGCGTACCAAAGGCGAGGCCGGTACCGGTAATGTCGTGGAGGCAGTTCGTCATGCACGCGCTGTGTACAGTGAAATTCGCCGCTTGCAGTCGATGAACGAAGACGAACTGTTTACTTACGCCAAACAGATCCAAGCACCGTATGAGTTGGTCAAGCAAGTAGCTACGGAAGGCAAGCTGCCGGTCGTCAATTTTGCTGCCGGTGGGATTGCCACTCCGGCTGATGCTGCCCTGTTGATGCAGCTTGGTGTGGATGGTATCTTTGTCGGGTCCGGTATTTTCAAGAGTGGTAACCCGATCAAGCGCGCACGCGCCATTGTGGAAGCAACGACCCACTACAACGATCCGGAAATCATCGCTGAGGTGAGTAAAGGCCTCGGCGAGGCTATGGTTGGGATTAACATCGATCAGATTCCCGCTGAGCAGTTGATGGCTCGGCGTGGATGGTAGCTGAGGAGGCCGCGGGCGGAGCGTTCCTCCGTCCGCACCCTATGCGTATGACAGTTGGAGTATTAGCATTACAAGGCGATTTTCGCGAACACTGTGCGGTCTTGCGTCGGATAGGTGTTGAGCCGATTGAGGTGCGGTTACCGCACCAACTTGCCCAGGTTGATCACCTGATTATCCCCGGTGGCGAGAGTACAACTATCGGCCGGCTGTTGGCAATCTACCAGATGCTCGAACCGATCCGGACGCGCGGTGGTTGCGATTTAGCGATCTGGGGTACCTGTGCCGGTGCGATCCTGCTCGCGAATGAAGTAATGGATCAGAAGCAAGGTGGTCAGCCCACCTTAGGCTTGATGAATCTGACGATTCGGCGAAATGCGTATGGGAGCCAGCTCGATAGCTTCGAGGCGCCGATTACGATGCCGATCATCGGCGAGGAACCGCTTCCCGGCGTGTTTATCCGTGCTCCGCAGATTATGGCGCTCGGTCAGGGATGCGAAGCGGTGGGCTGGTTGGAAGATGGCAGTGTTGTTGCTGCCCGCCAGGGTCGTTTGCTGGCGACGACCTTTCATCCCGAGTTAACCCATGATGATCGAGTCCACCGACTCTTCCTGGAACTATGATACGAGCCGTAACGCTGGGCGATATGTGGTCGCTGCGGCGTAAACCTCGCTACCAACACGTGCTCTATACCGAACGACTGTTGGCTTACAGCCATCGGCCACTTTGGTTTGCGTTACAGAGCATCTTGGCCGGTAACCATCGTGAACGCACAACGTTGGTGCTGGCCGAACACGGTAGCCTGGCTCTCGTTCAGGCAATGGGTCGTCTCGGTCGTCCAGAACAAGACGTGATCTATCTGGCTACTAGCGGTACCCGCAGCGAACAGGTACCTAGTGATTACGAACTCTGGTTCCATCTCCTACACCGCCTCTGCATCGATGCAGCGCAGCATTC includes the following:
- the pdxT gene encoding pyridoxal 5'-phosphate synthase glutaminase subunit PdxT; this translates as MTVGVLALQGDFREHCAVLRRIGVEPIEVRLPHQLAQVDHLIIPGGESTTIGRLLAIYQMLEPIRTRGGCDLAIWGTCAGAILLANEVMDQKQGGQPTLGLMNLTIRRNAYGSQLDSFEAPITMPIIGEEPLPGVFIRAPQIMALGQGCEAVGWLEDGSVVAARQGRLLATTFHPELTHDDRVHRLFLEL
- the aroF gene encoding 3-deoxy-7-phosphoheptulonate synthase, which translates into the protein MIVVMQTNSTQSQIDAVLERLREYNLRGHLTVGEERTVIAVVGASIPPTLREELEHFAGVKETLRITQPYKLVSREVKPTDTIVQVGDVKVGGGHLAIIAGPCSVESEEQIMATARAVREAGANMLRGGAFKPRTSPYSFRGLGEVGLQLLAQARGETGLPIVTEVMTPADVELVARYADALQIGARNMQNYQLLEEVGRSGKPVLLKRGLSATIEEWLLSAEYIIAQGNPNIILCERGIRTFETATRNTLDLNAVAVVKRRSHLPVIVDPSHGTGKWYLVPPLTLAAIATGADGVIIEVHPDPDRAKSDGGQSLSPENFMNLMPKLRAVAQVVGRR
- the pdxS gene encoding pyridoxal 5'-phosphate synthase lyase subunit PdxS; amino-acid sequence: MEKSTWTTKVGLAQMLKGGVIMDVVTPEQARIAEEAGAVAVMALERVPADIRAQGGVARMSDPELILAIKQAVTIPVMAKARIGHFVEAQVLEAIGVDYIDESEVLTPADEEHHINKHKFRVPFVCGCRNLGEALRRIAEGAAMLRTKGEAGTGNVVEAVRHARAVYSEIRRLQSMNEDELFTYAKQIQAPYELVKQVATEGKLPVVNFAAGGIATPADAALLMQLGVDGIFVGSGIFKSGNPIKRARAIVEATTHYNDPEIIAEVSKGLGEAMVGINIDQIPAEQLMARRGW